The Methyloceanibacter sp. wino2 nucleotide sequence GATACCTGCCTTTCGATCATGCAGGTCCTTTATGAGGGGCTTGCGGATTCCAAGTACCGGCCGTGCCCGCTTCTCGTGAAATACGTTGAAGCCGGGTGGCTGGGACGCAAGAGCAATCGCGGTTTCTACGACTACCGCGGCGACGAGCCGATGCCCACGCGCTGAGGCGCCAGACTTCATTTGGCATTGCGCCGGCGCGCGAGCCTGCCCTGCGGTTCCGATGGGAGGAAAGCAATGAGCACTTCATTCTCGCGTTTCGCCGGCCTTGTGGTGGCGCTGACCGTGCTCGTTGCGGGTCATGGTGCGTTCGCCGCCTGCGATCCCGAAACCGCCCTGTACGAAGACGAATTCGATTTTCTCGATGTCTCGTGGGGCAGTGCGGATGACAGCATTCTCATCAATGACGATGCTCTCCAGATCCAAGGCTCGGGAGGGGTCGTCAATCTCGAGACGAAGACGAAGGCCGCCGACGTCTGCGTCGACGTGACGATCGAGGAAGCCGAGAAGGCTTCCGACAGTCCGGCAGGCGTCGTGTTCTGGTGGCAAGATTGGCAGAACTACTACGCGGTCTTCGTGTGGGCCGACGGCTGGGTCGAAGTCCGCCGCATGGAAGACGGTGAGTCGAAGACCCTGTTCACCCAGGAAGCCGACGCGGTCAACGCGGGCGCCGGCGCTGTCAACAACATCGAACTCGCGCTGCAGCCGAAAGATGCCACGTTGATCGTGAACGGGACGGAAGTCCGCCGTTTCAAGGCGAAGGGCCCCAAGGATGGCGGTGCGGTGGGTCTCTACGGCATCTCGCCGGATGGTGCGCCAGCTACTTTCAGCTTCGACAATCTCATCGTCAACGCGCGCTAGGCCCTAGCGGCCGAACAGCCAGTCCTCGAAAGTCGCGCGCGACTTTCTAAGATCCTCGGCGGCACTCATGCGCGGCGCGAGGTTCGGATCGCCGCGTTCGGGAGAGGGCGACGACGGCGCCCGCATGTCCCGTTCAGCCGACCGTGTCATAGCCTGGCGTGGCGCCCCGGGGTCCGTCGCATGCGGACTGACGGTCACGGTCGATCGCGCACCGGCCTGTAGGTCCGTATGGGCCAGCCGCGGGTTCGGTCCTGGCGCCGCGCCACGGGGCGACATTCGGATATTGGACAAAGAGTGCCGCCGGCTGCGCGCCTCGCGCTCTGCCCGTGTGGCCCGTACCTGATTGAGTTCCGCCGGGGCGAGCCGGGGAGCAGGAGAGGGCTGCATGCGGCTGGTGGTTTCTCCGGACGGGGTTTCCGCATGCGCGGCAGCAGCGCATACGACCAGCGAAACGGAGAGCGTTCTCGCGAGGAGCTTCAGCATGCCTGTTTCTTACGTCCGGCGGCCCGTTCCAGCAAGCCGTTCCGCTTGAAGCATCTTGCCCCCTCCAGGTTGCTGAGGAGGGCAGGGCTCTACGGCCTGTCCCTCAGGTCCCCTCCCGCTTGGCGTTCGAAAGCAGCGCGCCGGACAGGGTCTCGAGGCGCGCCTCGATCCGCGCAAGCCGCGCATCGATGGACGGGGCGGTGATGGGGTTTTCGCTCGCGATCATCTCCGGCGCATGTGCGTCGGGGTTCCCCTCCAGCTTTTCGTGTTCGGCCTGCAAGGTTTGGATGACGATGCCGATCATCATGTTGAGGAAGATGAAGGCCACCAGGAAGATGAAGCTGAGATAGAACAGCCAGCTCAGCGGATAGACCGCCATGGTCTCGTACATCACGTCGGTCCAATCCTCGAACGTCGCCACGCGGAAGAGCGTCAGCATGGCGATGGAGATGTTGCCCCACAGGGTCGGATTGATCTCCGCGAAGAAGATGCTGCCGGCGGCGCCGTAGATGTAGAAGATGATGAACATCAGAAGCGTCACGTAGCCCATGCGCGGGATCGCCTGGAGCAGCGCATTCAGCAGCACCTGCAGTTCCGGGATCATCGATACGAGCCGCAGCACCCTGAAGATGCGCAGTAGCCGTCCGAGAAGCGCCATCTCGCTCTCGTCGATGGGAATGAGGCTCGCGGTCACGATCACGAAGTCGAAGATGTTCCACCCTTTCGAGAAGAACCGCTTCAGATTGTGCTCCGCCGCCATGCGGATGAGCAGCTCGACCAGGAAGAAGATCGTGACGGCATAGTCGAGAGCCTTGAGCCCCGCGGTGAGCTTGGGCCCTAGGGGATAGGTGCCGATGCCGACCTTGAGTGCCGAAATCACGATGACCGTGATGACGAACAGCTCGAAAATCTTGTTGCTGCGGATATCGATGAAGAACTTTTTCAGACCGGGGGCCCGGTCCAGCACTGTCTTGTCGTTCATTCGTCTCTCGGTATCGGGTCCTTCGTGGCGCTCTGTTGATCGGCGATCCTAGCGAGGATTGTGGTTGAAAGGCGTATGACACCGCGCCGCTCTTTGCCAGCCATACGGGTCGCGCCGGTCCGGGCGTGGACAGGCGCAATTGGCTCCGGGGCGGCCGTCCAGCCGTCGCCTACGGTCGTCGTGTCGACGCGATCGGCTAGGAGGAGAGGCCGCGCTTGAGATCGTCGAAGGTCAGGGCCGGAACGATGTCGATGGCGGCATCCAGCGCGGCGAACATCATCTCGTTCAATTTCGGCAGGAGAGCCACGTCCTCCAGGTCGAAGAAGATGTAGCCTGTGCGCTCGCCGCCCTCGACCATGAAGTAGGCGGCCTCGGCCTGAGTTTCGGTGATCACGGCCTGGATGACCTGCCCCAAAGAGCCGTCCTCGAAGGCTTCGTTTCCACGCTCCACGGGAATTGAGAATCGCATCATCATTCGCATTGCAGGCGTCTCCTTGGTGTCGGGTCACCATAGCCAATCCGATATGCAGAAGAATGACTTAGGTAGTAATTTCTGTGGCTCGTCTTGTTGTAAATCTGTCATGAGAGAGCGCTACAGTCGGAACTTCCCTGACTATTATCTAGTCCTCAGAAAGCCCCGGGCGCCTCGTGCGGCCGGGGTTTTCTCTCTTCTTTGCCCGTTTGTTGCGGCGCTCAGGCCACTGGCGGGGCCGCCTCCGCCGTGAGCGGCGCGACGGCGATGATCCCGTCGGTCACGTAATGGTTGACCTTTCCGGCCGCCAGTTCCTCGCCCGCCTCGTACAGGTCGACGACACCGATCGTGCCGTGGCGGGAAAGCTCGGCCATGATGAAGTCCCGTTCGGCGTTGGTGTCCGAGTCGGTCGCATGGGTGATCTGGAAGGTGAGGCGCGTCAGGGAGAAGCCCGTATCCTTGGTGCCGGCGCCGACCCATAGGACGCGCTCGCGGGTGTCGGGCCGGTTGGTGCCATGCCAAAAAACATCGTCCACGGTCTGCGCCTCGGTCAGGCACTTCGCCCAGAACCGGACATGGTGGCGTTTGCGCGGGCTGTTGCCGATGGGCTTCTGGAAGCCGATGTCCTGGCCGCGCCCGAACAGGTAGAGCGTCGAGAACGGCGCCTTGGGATAGGACGTGTTAAGGACGAACGCCCGGACCATCCCCCAGGAGCTCGACAGCGTGAGCGGGTCGGCTTCGTGCCACCCCGCCTTGGCAAAGGCGGCGCGCAGTTCATCGAAGGTCCCCTCCAAAGCCAGGTTGACGGGATCGCCCGGCAGGCCGTCGCCGGTAATGGTGAAACTCGGCACGTGCTTGTGCCGGAGGACCATGAGGCCCATCCGCACGGTATAGGGAAGGATGACGTAGGCCCCGAGCGCATAGGTAGCCACGAGCGCGAGGACCGACGGCAGTTCCCCGTCGACCCACTGGAATACGTTGACGATCAGCCAGATACCAACGGCGCCCAGGGCGAGGACCGCCAGACGCTGCAGGATCAGAATCACGAGTCTCACGGCGCCCAATAGAGCACAGATTCGCGCCCGGCGCGCCGCTGAGAAAATGCTCCCCTGGGGCGGTTAACGGGCTGGTCCGTAGCCGGAACTGTCGGGATCCTAAGAGCTAGTGCGCTGTCCAGCCGCCGTCGGCCGAGATCGTGGTGCCGGTGATCGAGGTGGCGGCGTCGGAGGTGAGGAAGAGCGCGATGCCGCCCAGCTCTTCCACGGTCGCGAAGCGCTTGTTGGGCTGGCCGGCCAGGAGGACGTTGCGGATGACGTCTTCGCGGGGGATGCCGTGGGCGGCAGCCTGCTCGCCGATCTGCTTCTCCACGAGGGGCGTATAGACATAGCCCGGGCAGATGGCGTTGCAGGTGATGCCCTTTTCGGCGGCTTCCAGGGCCGTGACCTTGGTCAAGCCGACCATGCCGTGCTTGGCCGCCACATAGGCGGATTTGAACGGCGACGCGATCAGGCCATGAGCCGAGGCGACATTGATGATCCGCCCCCAACCCTTCTCCACCATGCCGGGCAGCGCGAGCCGGGTCGTGTGGAAGGCCGAGCTCAGGTTGATCGCGAGGATCGCGTCCCATTTGGCGACAGGGAAGGTCTCGAGCGGCTCGACATGCTGGATGCCCGCATTGTTGACCAGGACATCCACCGCGCCGAATTCGCCGAGGATGTACGTGAACATCTCTTCGATGTCCTCGGGCTTGGACATGTCCGCGCCGGAATAGGTCACGGGCACCCCGAATTCCTCGGCGATCGCGTTCTGCTCCGCGTCGATTGCGTCGGGATCGCCAAACCCGTTGAGGACCACGGCGGAACCGGCGGACGCGAGGGCGCGGGCGATGCCAAGACCGATGCCGCTGGTCGAGCCGGTGACGAGGGAGACTTTGTCTTTCAGGCTTTGGGGTGTGGCCGTGCCTTGCTCGGGGGTCATGAGGTCCATCGTCCTTGCGTCCTTCGCTGTCCAGTACCGGTCACGGCCGGGTCGGGCCGATGCGGGGCACAGGTTAGCGTGCGCAGGCTAGTGGAACTATGACGCAAGCCGTCACACGTGGATGGCCCGTTTGCGGCGCCTGAAGGGCTGCCGGATCAGCTGTCCGTGGGTTCGCCGCCGCCCTGCTGCTCGATCAGCATGCGGTCGCGCTGCATCTCCAGCCACATGGCGTTCACGACCGCGAACATCGCGGCCAAGGGCAGCCCGAGAAGCCAAGCAAAATACCACATTGTGTCGGGCTCCTTTCTTAGTAGACGGAGTCGGAGGAACCGGTCACCTCCGCCTCGGTCACCTTGCCCCACAGGACCTTGTAGACCCAGGCCGTGTAGGCGAGGACGATCGGCATGAAGATGACCGTCGCGATCAGCATGATGAACAGCGTGTTGTGGGACGACGAGGCGTCCCAGACGGTCAGCGAGGAATTCGGATCGAACGACGACGGCAGGATGAAGGGGAACATCGTCAGTCCGACGGACGAGATGGCGCCGAAGATGCCGAGCTGCGACCACAGCAGCGTGGAAACTTCGCGGTCCGAGCGCAGGTCCCGCACGGCCATGATCATGCCGGCGAAGCCCAGGATCGGCGCGATCACGATCCACGGCCGGTCGGCATAGGCCGTCAGCCATGTGCTGGAGCGCGTCACCTCGGAAAAGAGCGGGTTGGACGGTCCGTCGGTCACGACCTCGCCCACGATGGCGTAGCCCTGGAAGCCGAAGGCGAGCCACAGCCCGGCCAAGGCATAGCCGGCGATGGTCACCATGCCCGCCACCGATCCGATGGACCGCGCCCGTGCGGCCACGGGATCCTCGGCCTTCAGGGCGAGCCAGGCCGCGCCATGGGTCAGCAGCATGGCCACGGATACAATGCCCGTCAGAAGCGCGAAGGGGTTCAACAGGTCGAGGAATTTCCAAAGGTAGGAGCTGCCCTCGTAATAGGAGACCAGTTCCGGCGACAGCCTGAAGGGCACGCCTTCGAGGACGTTTCCGACCGCGACGCCGAAGATGAGGGCAGGGACCGCGCCGCCGACGAACAGGGCCCAGTCCCAGGTGCTGCGCCAGGCCTGTCCGTCGCGCTTGGAGCGATATTTGAACGCGACGGGCCTCAAGATGAGTGCCGCGAGCACGGCGAACATCGCGAGATAAAAACCGGAGAAGCTGACCGCGTAGACGAGCGGCCACGCCGCGAAGATCGCGCCGCCGCCAAGAATGAACCAGACTTGGTTGCCTTCCCAGACAGGGCCCACGGTGTTGATAGCGATGCGGCGCTCGACGTCGGTCTTCGCCACGAAAGGCAGGAGCGCGCCGACGCCCATGTCGAAGCCGTCCGTCATCGCGAACCCAATGAGGAGAACGCCCAGAAGCACCCACCAAATGACGCGAAGAACGTCGTATGTGATCAAGTCGGCAAGGATCATGACATTTACTCCGCGGGGGCCGGGGCGGCGAGAGCGCCCTCATCCATTGCACCCAGCCGGCGCTCATGCTGCGCCTGCCAGGCTTCGGTTTCCTCTACGTCCTGGAACGGCCCTTTCCGGATGTATTTGATCATCAGGGCCATCTCGATGATGAAGAGGATCGAGTAGAAGGTGACGAATCCGGCCAAGGTGATGAGGAGATCCTGCACCGAGAGCTGGCTTGCGGACAGCGCGGTGGGAAGGACCCC carries:
- a CDS encoding ion transporter, with protein sequence MNDKTVLDRAPGLKKFFIDIRSNKIFELFVITVIVISALKVGIGTYPLGPKLTAGLKALDYAVTIFFLVELLIRMAAEHNLKRFFSKGWNIFDFVIVTASLIPIDESEMALLGRLLRIFRVLRLVSMIPELQVLLNALLQAIPRMGYVTLLMFIIFYIYGAAGSIFFAEINPTLWGNISIAMLTLFRVATFEDWTDVMYETMAVYPLSWLFYLSFIFLVAFIFLNMMIGIVIQTLQAEHEKLEGNPDAHAPEMIASENPITAPSIDARLARIEARLETLSGALLSNAKREGT
- a CDS encoding LssY C-terminal domain-containing protein gives rise to the protein MRLVILILQRLAVLALGAVGIWLIVNVFQWVDGELPSVLALVATYALGAYVILPYTVRMGLMVLRHKHVPSFTITGDGLPGDPVNLALEGTFDELRAAFAKAGWHEADPLTLSSSWGMVRAFVLNTSYPKAPFSTLYLFGRGQDIGFQKPIGNSPRKRHHVRFWAKCLTEAQTVDDVFWHGTNRPDTRERVLWVGAGTKDTGFSLTRLTFQITHATDSDTNAERDFIMAELSRHGTIGVVDLYEAGEELAAGKVNHYVTDGIIAVAPLTAEAAPPVA
- a CDS encoding 3-hydroxybutyrate dehydrogenase is translated as MDLMTPEQGTATPQSLKDKVSLVTGSTSGIGLGIARALASAGSAVVLNGFGDPDAIDAEQNAIAEEFGVPVTYSGADMSKPEDIEEMFTYILGEFGAVDVLVNNAGIQHVEPLETFPVAKWDAILAINLSSAFHTTRLALPGMVEKGWGRIINVASAHGLIASPFKSAYVAAKHGMVGLTKVTALEAAEKGITCNAICPGYVYTPLVEKQIGEQAAAHGIPREDVIRNVLLAGQPNKRFATVEELGGIALFLTSDAATSITGTTISADGGWTAH
- the cydX gene encoding cytochrome bd-I oxidase subunit CydX, encoding MWYFAWLLGLPLAAMFAVVNAMWLEMQRDRMLIEQQGGGEPTDS
- the cydB gene encoding cytochrome d ubiquinol oxidase subunit II, coding for MILADLITYDVLRVIWWVLLGVLLIGFAMTDGFDMGVGALLPFVAKTDVERRIAINTVGPVWEGNQVWFILGGGAIFAAWPLVYAVSFSGFYLAMFAVLAALILRPVAFKYRSKRDGQAWRSTWDWALFVGGAVPALIFGVAVGNVLEGVPFRLSPELVSYYEGSSYLWKFLDLLNPFALLTGIVSVAMLLTHGAAWLALKAEDPVAARARSIGSVAGMVTIAGYALAGLWLAFGFQGYAIVGEVVTDGPSNPLFSEVTRSSTWLTAYADRPWIVIAPILGFAGMIMAVRDLRSDREVSTLLWSQLGIFGAISSVGLTMFPFILPSSFDPNSSLTVWDASSSHNTLFIMLIATVIFMPIVLAYTAWVYKVLWGKVTEAEVTGSSDSVY